The following coding sequences lie in one Pan paniscus chromosome X, NHGRI_mPanPan1-v2.0_pri, whole genome shotgun sequence genomic window:
- the NUP62CL gene encoding nucleoporin-62 C-terminal-like protein isoform X2: MQFTSISNSLTSTAAIGLSFTTSTTTTATFTTNTTTTITSGFTVNQNQLLSRGFENLVPYTSTVSVVATPVMTYGHLEGLINEWNLELEDQEKYFLLQATQVNAWDHALIENGEMIRILHGEVNKVKLDQKRLEQELDFILSQQQELEFLLTYLEESTRDQSGLHYLQDADEEHVETSTRSAEF; this comes from the exons ATGCAGTTTACCTCAATATCAAATTCTTTGACCTCCACTGCTGCTATTGGGCTCTCAT TTACAACTTCAACGACTACCACCGCCACTTTCACCACCAACACTACTACCACAATCACCAGTGGCTTTACTGTGAACCAAAACCAACTGTTATCAAGAGGGTTTGAAAACCTTGTACCTTATACTTCAACTGTTAG tgTAGTAGCCACTCCTGTGATGACATATGGTCATCTGGAGGGTCTTATAAATGAGTGGAACCTTGAGCTGGAAGATCAAGAGAAGTACTTTCTTCTCCAGGCCACTCAGGTCAATGCTTGGGACCATGCGTTGATTGAGAATGGTGAGATG ATTCGTATTTTACATGGAGAAGTGAACAAAGTGAAACTGGATCAGAAAAG ATTGGAACAAGAATTGGATTTTATCCTGTCACAGCAGCAGGAACTAGAATTTCTGTTGACTTATTTAGAGGAGTCTACGCGCGACCAGAGTGGACTTCATTATCTGCAGGATGCAGATGAGGAGCATGTGGAGAC